The Bosea sp. 685 DNA window GAAGAACGCCACCTGAACGATGCTAGCGACGATCTGCGGTATGTCGCGGAATCGAGCCGACAGGATCGCAAGTACGTATCCGACCCAGGCCAGATTCGCGAGCACGAGCAGCAGACCGGGGATGAACAGGAGAATGTGCCAGTTGATTGGCGATCCACAAACCAGATACACCACCGGTAGTATGATCAGATTATGAGCAAAAACGAAGATATTCCGCGCGATTGTCCGAAGCAGATAGGTAAAACGCGGAAGCGCAACTTGGCGAATAATACTGTCGTTTTCTATGAAGCTTGAGCAACTTTCGGTGATCGTGGATGAAATCAGTCCCCATAGCACGAGGCCTGTGCCGAGATGCGGCAGGTAGGCGGACATGGAGGTGCCGAACAAGGATGCGTAGACCGCGCCCATGCCGAAGATCATTACCGCCATGCTAAGGGTGAGCCAGAGTTGGCCGATACGGGACCGTCGGTAGCGGCGGATCACATCGTTTTTGGCCAACATCCACCACATGCGCCAGGATTCGACGCCCCCTAGGACATCGGCAGCCCCTCGCACAACGAAACTCATTCTTACGATTCTCCGACGGCACAGAGCATGACTGCCCCTTATAGCGCGTCACACCATAGACCGATGCATCTTGGCAAAATTGCTGTCAGCTTTAGCATGGTTTGTGTCGCCACGTTGCTGAAGTCGATTGACGCCCCGTCTTCCCCAACGCCACCCTTCATGCAAGGTTGCGCGTCGGGTTTTGCCTGCAGGGGAGCGCGCCATGGGCTGGGTCATTCTGGGGCTGCTCGCAGCCGTCGTCGTCTACCTGATCATCACCTATAACGGCCTGGTCGCGATGCGGCAGCGCGTCGGCCAGGCTTTCGCCGATATCGATGTGCAGCTGAAGCAGCGGCACGACCTGATCCCGAACCTGATCGAGACGGTGAAGGGCTATGCCGCCCATGAGCGCGGCACGCTCGATGCCGTGATCGCGGCGCGCAATGCGGCCCAGGGCGCGACCGGCGTGCATGCCCAAGCTGCCGCCGAGCAGCAATTATCGGGCGCCGTCGGCCGGCTCCTGGCGCTGGGCGAGGCCTATCCCGATCTCAAGGCCAGCGCCAATTTCCAGCAGCTCCAGGTCGATCTCGGCAATGTCGAGGACAAGCTCGCAGCGGCGCGGCGCTTCTTCAACAATGCGGTCGGCGAGTTCAACGCTGCGATCCAGGCCTTTCCAGCCGTGCTGTTTGCCCCGCAAATGGGCTTCACGCCACGCGAGTTCTTCGATGTCGGCGAGGCGGCACGGACCCAGCTCGATGCGCCGCCGACCGTGAAGTTCTAGAAGCGGGGCACAGCAACCGGCAGACGAGGCGGCGGCGATGGTCGGCCAGGCCTTCGGGCTCTACACACATCAGCGCAACAACCGGATCCGCTCCGGCTTCCTGCTCGTGGGGCTGTTCCTGCTGGTTTACCTGACCTGCTGGGGCCTGATCCTGGTCGGCTACGGCTATGGCGGCGTGCCGCGCGGGCGCAGCGCCTTCAGCGAGGCGACGCGATTGTTCTGGTCGTGGTGGCCCTTCATCACGATAGGGACCGCAGCCTGGATCTTCATCGGCTTCCGCATCAATGTCGGGTTGATCGGCGCGGCGGCCGGCGCGACCGACGTATCGCGGGCGGACAACCCCAAACTCTACCGGATGCTGGAAAATCTCTGCATCTCGCGCGGCCTGACCATGCCGAAGCTCGCCATCGTCGAGAGCGAGGCGCTCAACGCCTTCGCCAGCGGCGTCAATGACAAGCAGTTCACCGTGACGGTGACGCGCGGCCTGCTCGACCAGCTCGACGATGCCGAGGTCGAAGCGGTGCTCGCCCATGAGCTGACCCATATCCGCAATGGCGACGTCAAGCTGATGGTGATCGCGGTGGTCATCGCCGGCGTGATCTCCTTCGTCGGCGAAATCATCTTCCGCAATCTCGGGCGCGTGCGGGTCTCCTCCGACGACGCCAAGAAGGGCAGTTTCGTCGCGATCCTGATCGGTTTCGCGGTGATCGCGGTCTCCTGGCTGCTCGCCGTGCTGATCCGGCTCTCTTTGTCGCGGGCGCGCGAATATCTGGCGGATGCCGGTGCGGTCGAATTGACCAAGAACCCCGA harbors:
- a CDS encoding ABC transporter permease, with the protein product MSFVVRGAADVLGGVESWRMWWMLAKNDVIRRYRRSRIGQLWLTLSMAVMIFGMGAVYASLFGTSMSAYLPHLGTGLVLWGLISSTITESCSSFIENDSIIRQVALPRFTYLLRTIARNIFVFAHNLIILPVVYLVCGSPINWHILLFIPGLLLVLANLAWVGYVLAILSARFRDIPQIVASIVQVAFFVSPVVFKPSQLRIDHPVLILNPFASMLDVMREPLLGNLPSTTSYLILLGLLVCGWLFSLAFAGKYSHRVVYWL
- a CDS encoding LemA family protein, with product MGWVILGLLAAVVVYLIITYNGLVAMRQRVGQAFADIDVQLKQRHDLIPNLIETVKGYAAHERGTLDAVIAARNAAQGATGVHAQAAAEQQLSGAVGRLLALGEAYPDLKASANFQQLQVDLGNVEDKLAAARRFFNNAVGEFNAAIQAFPAVLFAPQMGFTPREFFDVGEAARTQLDAPPTVKF
- a CDS encoding M48 family metallopeptidase; the encoded protein is MVGQAFGLYTHQRNNRIRSGFLLVGLFLLVYLTCWGLILVGYGYGGVPRGRSAFSEATRLFWSWWPFITIGTAAWIFIGFRINVGLIGAAAGATDVSRADNPKLYRMLENLCISRGLTMPKLAIVESEALNAFASGVNDKQFTVTVTRGLLDQLDDAEVEAVLAHELTHIRNGDVKLMVIAVVIAGVISFVGEIIFRNLGRVRVSSDDAKKGSFVAILIGFAVIAVSWLLAVLIRLSLSRAREYLADAGAVELTKNPDAMISALLKIAGRADIDGVPSGVMDMCFENDPDDFADLFSTHPSITKRVQALVETAGGRVPLMPPQPPKLADRQTLPTMVEESAARGPWARPPQG